AAAAGTTATCTTTGAGTTCCGGGCGTTTTCCTTCTCCGTATTGGTTTTTGCCGGTGAGCGTTCTTTTTCTTTTGTTTTTCGGAATCGCAACCGACGAACTTGTAAAAGACAGAATTCTAAAAGGAAAGGTTCAACTTTCCTCCGGAATGATTCCGAGCGTAAACGTGAATGATTTTTTCTATATTACGGAATTGTTTTATAAGAAAGAGTTAAAACGAGGCGATATCGTAGCTTTTCGAAACGAAGAATCAGGACGTCAGTCGCTTGGTAGAATCGTAGGTCTTCCCGGAGAAAGTATTTCGGTCGTCGAGGAAAGGACGACGGATCGTTTCGAAGTGACTCGAATCCTTGTGAACGGAGAAAAAATTCCGCAAGAAAGATCGGAAAAGAGAAGCGGAGACTTTCGCTCCGGCTTGGATTCGCAGGAACGAATCGTCCTGATAGAAGCCCTCGGAGATCGTCTCGTTCCGATTTTGGAATCAAAATCCAATTCGGGCCTAGTCTACTTTTCGAAGGTGAAACTCGCTGAAGACGAGCTCTTTCTCGTGGGAGACAACCGAGACGGTTCCATCGATTCAAGAATGCTCGGTCCGATTCGTTTTGATCAGTTGATCGGAAAATTCGCTTTTACGTATTTATCTTCCAATCAAGACAAGGTCCCCACGAAAATCTGCGAGGGAGATCAGGATTATTTTTGCTCCGTAAAACGATTTTATAAAATTCTAATGCTTGGAAATATTCGCTGGAGTTATTTAGGTTTTGATAATGCAGCGGTGAAAAAGTGAATTAGTATTTTTGAATATTCTCTCTTAAAAAAGATTTTTTAGAAACAAAAAAGATTTTTGTAGGAGTTCCGACGAGCCAGGCTTTTTAGAAAAAGGCTTGCAAACGGGCTTTAAGTCCGTTTGCGTTAAAATCACGGAAAAAACCGCCTCCACAAGATTCTTAAAAAGAAAAACTTTAGAGGGAAGGACGTTTTTTTTAAGATCAATGGATCTTATAGATCTGTAAAAAGTCCACGCTCCGAACGCTGGTTCCCGGAGCGCCGGAAAGAATCACAACCTTGTCCCCCGGAAAAAGAAACTCGTCTTCTTTGAGTTTTTGATTCATATAAGCGATCATATCTTCGAGCCTTGTGAAGAACGGCATCACAAAAGGAATCACACCTCTGTAGAGTTTCATCTTTCTCGCCGTAGTTGGAAACGGAGTAAAGGAATAGATCGGAACCTTCGGTCTCATCTCCGAAGTGATCAAAGCGGAGTAACCGCTTCTCGTAAAGTTAACGATCGCCTTTGCATGAATCCCGTGCGCGATTTCTCTCGCGGCGTTTCCAAGCGCGGTCCTTTCCGATTCCAAAAACGTCTTCTTGATGTTCCAATGAATCTCATAGATATGATCGATGGTTTCGGTTTCTTGAATGATCTTTGCCATGATCTCCACGGATTCGACGGGGTAGTGGCCGCTCGCGGATTCCGCTGACAACATCACAGCGTCCGTTCCATCCATCACCGCGTTTGCAACGTCGCTTGCTTCCGCGCGTGTCGGTCTTGGATTTTCTATCATCGATTCCAACATCTGAGTCGCGGTGATTACGGGTTTGCCGGCTTGGTTGAGTTTGTAGATCAATTCTTTTTGAAGAATCGGAACTTTCTCCGTTTCGATCTCAACGCCGAGATCTCCTCTCGCGATCATGATTCCGTCAGCGCGTTCTATGATCTCGTCTATGTTTCCGATCGCTTCGGGTCTTTCGATTTTTGCGATGAGGCCCGTGTAAGTTCCTTCCAGAAGAGATCTGGCTAATTCCAGATCGGCTCCGGTTCGAACAAAGCTGAGAGCAACGTAGTCCACGCCCAATGCGAGTGCAAACTTGAGATCGTCTATGTCCTTTTCGGATAACGCGGGCGCGGAGATCGGAGTTCCCGGAAGATTGATTCCTTTGTTGCTCCAGAGAATTCCTCCCACGATCACTTTTAACATAGCGGAGTCCGAAGTTTTGGAAATGACTTTGAGAACGAGCTTCCCGTCATCGATGAGAATCTTGTCTCCTTCTTTGATGTCGTGGATCAGATTCGGATACGTACAACCGATTGTCTCCTCGTCTCCTTGGAGTTCCGCGTCGGGGACAATTTTGATTTCCTGGTCCTTATGGAGTAGAATGGAGTTGAGTTTTAATTTTCCAGTTCTGATTTTTGGGCCTTGGAGATCGGCCATGATTCCGAGTGGAAACCCGGATATTTGCTCACATTTTCGAAGAGTTTCGTAAACTCTTTTATGCGATTCATGAGTTCCGTGTGAAAAGTTCATTCGCGCGATGTCCATTCCGGCCTTGAGAATGGAGAATATGGTCTCTTCCGAAGAGGAAGCCGGGCCGATGGTGCAAACGATTTTGGTTTTTTTCCCGTTTAGGGTTTTCATGAACGGCAATTGTAAAGAAATGCCTTCCCTTGTTCCAGCGAATATTTCCTCTTTACGAACGGAAAGACGAAAATAGAATGAACCAAAAATAGGCGTCCTCTCCTTGGAGAAGCAGTTAGAACGAATTGGTTTGGTTTATCATCCGGATTATAACATGGATCTGGGTCCCCACGTATTTCCGGCAAGGAAATACCAGATGGTTTATAATCTCGTAAAACAAGATCCTAAACTCGCGGATCTCTATGTTCACAAACCGGGTCCGGCCAAAGATAAAGAATTGGCTCTGGTCCATACAAAAGAATTCTTAAAAGATTTTTTTTCTCTCAAACTCACAGAAAGAACTCAGTACTCCGAACTTCCTCTTACAAAACAAATCGTCCAAAGTTTTGTGCTCGCGGTCGGAGGAACGATTCTCGCTATGGAACTCACTCGAAAGTATAGATTTGTCTATCATATCGGCGGTGGATTTCACCACAGTATGCCCGATCGTGCGGAAGGTTTTTGTTATCTGAACGACGCCGCGATCGCAGGCAAATTATTTCTAAAAGAACATCCCGGTAAAAAAGTTCTCTTTATCGATCTGGATCTACATCAAGGAAACGGGAATTCTGTGGTCTTTCAAAACGATCCGAACGTGTTTACGTTTTCCATGCACCAGGAAAACCTCTATCCCAAAAAAGAAAAGTCCGGAATGGACATAGCCCTTGCGGAAGGAACCGATGATAAAAAGTATCACGACCTTTTGGAAGAATCTCTAAACAAAATTTCTTCTTCCTTTCAACCGGATCTTATCTTTTATATCGCGGGCGCGGATCCTTTTGAAGGAGATTCTTTAGGAGATCTTAAACTTACCTTCCAAGGTTTGAGAAAGAGAGATAAGATCGTCAAAGACTTCGCACTTCGCGTCAATGCTCCTACCGTGATTCTTCCTGCCGGCGGATACGCAAAGGACTTCCACGATACGGTGACGATTCACTACAATACGATCAAGGTATTTGCGGCCGATTAACGTTATGGGAATCTTCTCCGATTCGGATAAAAATAAGGGCAATCCCGGTTTTTTGGACGGTCAAGAACTCGGGATGATCGACATCTCCCGCGAATTTCAGACTTCTCTTGGAATCGAAAACAGTCTCTTCAATCGATTTACCATCGAAGAAGTAAGAGTCATGATGGAAGAAGCGGGAATGTTTCGGATTCTTGAGGCGAGAGGATATTCCGATTTTCAGATTACCCTAGACGGGATTTCCGATATGGACAATCGGATTTACATCAAAGATCCCTCGGGCGGGATCTTGGTTCACATGCGTTTAAAATTTTCAGACTTTCAGTTTAAAAAGCTGGATCAATCCTACAAGCTCGTTTATATTGACTGGCTCCTGACTCAGAACCTAAAAGCAAAAACGATGAATGTTAAAAAGAAGCTCCATCAAGGTCAAGAATATCCTGGCCTCAGCGTGATGAACGAGATCACCGGTTTTATTCGAATCCTTGCTACTAAAATGGGTGCATACGGAGCTTTTAATATTCCGGAATACTTTCACGATGCGGTTCTATTTCACAAATCGTTTCAGTTTGTGGATCCGGAGAAAGAAGGAAAGTTTCGTGCGATCCTTCAGTCTTTTAGCAGGACCAACTTGAGAGAACTCAGCAACGAAATTCACGGGGAAAAAATCTGTGATTCCGCAACCGGAGACGTTTATATCTGGAAGTATGGAGAGATGGTCTCTTGCATCAATACTTATCTTGAATCGACGCTTTTCGACGAAGAATATTATAAAAAAGTGAAAAAGATTGTTTCAGGGACCCATTACATAAGGAAAGTCTAATATGGCAGAATTTTCCCTAAGACCGGAAATTATCATTCTCGACGACGATAGAGACGTTGGCGAGACGCTGGAGCTCATTCTTACAAAGCTGGGTTACCAGAGCG
This is a stretch of genomic DNA from Leptospira tipperaryensis. It encodes these proteins:
- the lepB gene encoding signal peptidase I, with protein sequence MKRKVIGIFLNLIFPPFGFYYLKDRLFFWIFYGYTLFAGLLVSVFTYILFENRSGKAALFFLVFALLTNWGILIFASLVSEAKKLSLSSGRFPSPYWFLPVSVLFLLFFGIATDELVKDRILKGKVQLSSGMIPSVNVNDFFYITELFYKKELKRGDIVAFRNEESGRQSLGRIVGLPGESISVVEERTTDRFEVTRILVNGEKIPQERSEKRSGDFRSGLDSQERIVLIEALGDRLVPILESKSNSGLVYFSKVKLAEDELFLVGDNRDGSIDSRMLGPIRFDQLIGKFAFTYLSSNQDKVPTKICEGDQDYFCSVKRFYKILMLGNIRWSYLGFDNAAVKK
- the pyk gene encoding pyruvate kinase, with product MKTLNGKKTKIVCTIGPASSSEETIFSILKAGMDIARMNFSHGTHESHKRVYETLRKCEQISGFPLGIMADLQGPKIRTGKLKLNSILLHKDQEIKIVPDAELQGDEETIGCTYPNLIHDIKEGDKILIDDGKLVLKVISKTSDSAMLKVIVGGILWSNKGINLPGTPISAPALSEKDIDDLKFALALGVDYVALSFVRTGADLELARSLLEGTYTGLIAKIERPEAIGNIDEIIERADGIMIARGDLGVEIETEKVPILQKELIYKLNQAGKPVITATQMLESMIENPRPTRAEASDVANAVMDGTDAVMLSAESASGHYPVESVEIMAKIIQETETIDHIYEIHWNIKKTFLESERTALGNAAREIAHGIHAKAIVNFTRSGYSALITSEMRPKVPIYSFTPFPTTARKMKLYRGVIPFVMPFFTRLEDMIAYMNQKLKEDEFLFPGDKVVILSGAPGTSVRSVDFLQIYKIH
- a CDS encoding histone deacetylase family protein, which gives rise to MEKQLERIGLVYHPDYNMDLGPHVFPARKYQMVYNLVKQDPKLADLYVHKPGPAKDKELALVHTKEFLKDFFSLKLTERTQYSELPLTKQIVQSFVLAVGGTILAMELTRKYRFVYHIGGGFHHSMPDRAEGFCYLNDAAIAGKLFLKEHPGKKVLFIDLDLHQGNGNSVVFQNDPNVFTFSMHQENLYPKKEKSGMDIALAEGTDDKKYHDLLEESLNKISSSFQPDLIFYIAGADPFEGDSLGDLKLTFQGLRKRDKIVKDFALRVNAPTVILPAGGYAKDFHDTVTIHYNTIKVFAAD